The genomic region GTCCTTGATGCTGCTGATAccgccgtcgacggtgGCGGCCTCCATCCACGCCGCGAACATCTTCCAACCCTTTTCTTGCCACTTGCGGTCGCCAGTGAGGCGGAACCTTTGATCAGCTGTTGCCTTACTGTACCTCGACTCACATGTAGAAGACACTCTCGATCGTCTCGGGTCGGTTGATGTAGTACGGCGTGGTCTTCTTCATACCTGGCGGCGAGCCATTCAGGTGCTTGTAGTACCGGATCgggaggccgacgccgcgcccagAGTCCTCTGCAATggccgagtcgtcgtcgcgccagcgccatgTCCCACCTTGATCCTTGAACATCTTGGCGTGATTGGCATTATCGTCGTCGATCGTCTCGTGCTGAGGTGGGTGGTACCGCCGCCCTCCGGTGGTGATATTGACGTACAGGTCCGGGTCGTTGGGATTGAAAAAGAGGACAACCTCGGGCTGGATGCCCATGCTCAAGTGCTGTGAGATCCAGAAGCACGTGTTGGTAAACTTCATGCCTGCCACGAGATCGTCCTCGCGATCGAGCAGAACCGCACCCATTCCCAGCATGCCGCCGGCAAAGCAAGTCAAgtgctcgacctcgtgtTTGAGCTGGTTGTTCTCCCACTTGCCAATGGTGAAGAGGTCACGCTCTGGCATGACGGTGATGTCCGTGAAGAGGAGCTTCGATGCAGCGTCAATGGACTTGGTGTACAGCCGCTTGTACTGCTCGCCGAGAGAACCACCACCGAGCAGCTTGTACGCCTTGATGAGGTACTCGTAGTACGAGTCGGTCATCGCGCCAAACGAAAACGTGCCGTCGACGGCTGCGGCCGAGTCAGGCGAGAAGCGCATAGGGATGAGCGGCGGATACTTGGAGCGCGGCGCAACGTTCTCCTCAATGAAGTCGGTCACGCGCTGTGCGAGGTCGAACCACTCCCTCTCCTTGGTCGCGTGACCCAGGcggatgagctcgagcgaCATGCTCCCCACCTCGGCGATCGAGACGGAAAACAGCTGCAACGCGCCCTTTTGCCCCGGGTCCATCCTGCTGCCCTGCGGTAATCCAGACGCAGTGTTGAACGCCTTCTTGAGTACGTTtgcgaggtcgacggcgcgctccaGCATGATCTTGTCTCCCGACAGGTCGAACGCACCGAGCAAACCACCGAGATACCGGATTCCCGTCTCAAAGACCTGCATGCCGGCGGTTTTGTCGCGCGTGATCATCCAGTTCTCGCCGTTGGCGTCCTTCTCAGACTCGGGTGAGATGTACCCCTGCGACCAGTCGCGCCCTTTGACCCAGTGGAAGTTGAGCTGGTTGACAAACGGCCGCGCGAGGTTGTACTCTTCTTGGAAGCCCATGATGAGCAGCGTGTCGAGTGTGTCAACGATGGATGCGCCCCAACTGTTGGTTAGCCTTCCCTCGGTTTCAAACTCACCCATTGAAAGGATCCGACACATCCATAGAAACGGGCTTAACCTCATCGTGTCCCCAGGCATGGTCCTTGTACTTCTGCCATGCAAACATGAACCCGCGCTTGACGGCTTCCCGGCGCGCCTCACGCACCTCCATCTGCTCCTTGGTCTCCCACTCGGTACCG from Cutaneotrichosporon cavernicola HIS019 DNA, chromosome: 2 harbors:
- a CDS encoding uncharacterized protein (Glycosyl hydrolase family 47), encoding MSYVSYDKEKLEAMGLGPSSPTNVSIRFDAEGGSLSASAGAARSLRRVLTRRVRLVLLGMGALALVFYMMTPGDNEPPPALSKGKGKGPSRTKGTRPRPAGGAPAPNKLKRPGGDRPAPPPPPNLEVDMVHDADHPEYFVLDENGDQFMPNVKQVYAPLHPNDGDYRAPERLFSEVDEDILVAPKTEPFPQSRMREIVSDAPAEDEKEGHKLPKDAFSVTWKGPKDWNKPGPGTSKIQWPGFANGTEWETKEQMEVREARREAVKRGFMFAWQKYKDHAWGHDEVKPVSMDVSDPFNGWGASIVDTLDTLLIMGFQEEYNLARPFVNQLNFHWVKGRDWSQGYISPESEKDANGENWMITRDKTAGMQVFETGIRYLGGLLGAFDLSGDKIMLERAVDLANVLKKAFNTASGLPQGSRMDPGQKGALQLFSVSIAEVGSMSLELIRLGHATKEREWFDLAQRVTDFIEENVAPRSKYPPLIPMRFSPDSAAAVDGTFSFGAMTDSYYEYLIKAYKLLGGGSLGEQYKRLYTKSIDAASKLLFTDITVMPERDLFTIGKWENNQLKHEVEHLTCFAGGMLGMGAVLLDREDDLVAGMKFTNTCFWISQHLSMGIQPEVVLFFNPNDPDLYVNITTGGRRYHPPQHETIDDDNANHAKMFKDQGGTWRWRDDDSAIAEDSGRGVGLPIRYYKHLNGSPPGMKKTTPYYINRPETIESVFYMFRLTGDRKWQEKGWKMFAAWMEAATVDGGISSIKDVTKPQGQAEHGDNMESFMFAETFKYHYLLQSEPDLISLDDYVLNTEAHTLIANQALRPGASGLWKEVTQDLGVQGEGTDVQKWMRLKALEPHRRVAGQPKRGAAGGNEAPRRGGSGMGGGGGDPQFKPQPPGAAFAKVKNQDKDKKAPATPADGDKQNPVKAD